From a region of the Oncorhynchus tshawytscha isolate Ot180627B linkage group LG14, Otsh_v2.0, whole genome shotgun sequence genome:
- the LOC112238462 gene encoding P2Y purinoceptor 13, producing MNGSQSNLSLKCVRDTSVTAVVFPCLYSALFLFALVLNCLAAWIFFNIRSTTTFVVYLKNVVVADLLMTLSIPVKVLTDTDVGSWRLRAFYCRYSAVLFYTTMYISILLLGLISLDRYLKIVRPFGKCALQRVGVGQALSVAIWAVMVSLALPNTILSDLTPSGSPGRLKCTSLKGQAGMLWHEGFNYFCQVVFWGTLALMLLCYTFISRKVYESYKASRSGSNAASRRTKAKVFVVVVVFFVCFAPFHFARVPYTLTQTRKTANHCWAQNALYVAKETTLWLCATNVCLDPLIYVFLCRVFRKRLTDMLNRKPHPQGALESPTATSTHLEMSQMVNNRMLDVSLA from the exons ATGAATGGCAGCCAATCAAACCTGTCTCTGAAGTGTGTACGTGACACCAGTGTGACGGCGGTGGTCTTCCCCTGTCTCTACAGCGCCCTCTTCCTGTTTGCGCTGGTACTCAACTGCCTGGCTGCATGGATCTTCTTCAACATCCGTAGCACCACCACCTTCGTGGTCTACCTGAAGAACGTG GTGGTGGCAGACCTGCTGATGACCCTGTCCATCCCGGTGAAGGTCCTCACGGACACAGACGTGGGCTCCTGGCGTCTGCGTGCGTTCTACTGTCGCTACTCCGCCGTCCTCTTCTACACCACCATGTACATCAGCATCCTGCTCCTGGGGCTCATCAGCCTGGACCGCTACCTCAAGATAGTCAGGCCCTTTGGGAAGTGCGCCCTCCAGAGGGTCGGGGTGGGACAGGCCTTGAGTGTGGCCATCTGGGCTGTGATGGTGTCTCTGGCTCTGCCCAATACCATTCTGAGTGACCTTACACCGTCGGGTTCTCCTGGTCGGCTGAAGTGTACCTCTCTAAAGGGTCAGGCCGGTATGCTGTGGCACGAGGGCTTCAACTACTTCTGCCAG gtGGTGTTTTGGGgaacactggctctgatgctgtTGTGTTATACTTTCATCAGTCGTAAGGTCTACGAGTCCTACAAAGCCTCACGTAGTGGCTCCAACGCGGCCAGCCGCAGGACCAAAGCCAAAGtctttgtggtggtggtggtgtttttCGTTTGTTTCGCCCCTTTTCATTTCGCCAGAGTGCCCTACACTCTTACCCAAACCCGAAAAACAGCCAACCACTGCTGGGCGCAGAACGCGCTCTACGTTGCCAAGGAGACCACTCTCTGGCTCTGTGCCACTAACGTGTGTCTAGACCCGTTGATCTATGTGTTCCTGTGCAGGGTGTTCCGGAAAAGATTGACAGACATGCTCAATCGCAAGCCCCACCCCCAGGGTGCTTTGGAGTCGCCCACAGCAACCTCTACACATTTGGAGATGTCACAGATGGTGAATAACAGAATGCTGGATGTCAGCTTGGCCTAG
- the wdr53 gene encoding WD repeat-containing protein 53, giving the protein MASRQWCEGHSTPVLCVGASWGPEGLLASGSEEGEVTVWNQEGTVLASLRLPSGDDVTSAVFSPAAPGLLYVSHGETVSVLDPRSLKGAVEELQGAGEEEINSLALNETGSALAVADDSGVVRVLGLPGGQVNRTLRRHTNIVSSVAFRPLRPNNLVSAGLDMQVMLWSLQKTRPVWTLNLQEVAEEEEAHQHKAGQLFNPPLAHCVSVASCGNVLACAAEDGRVHLMRVGSGSKLDRQGAIKAHSQGASQAHFLSFLPHPYWLATGGNDGMVALWDLSQNPVVTVEDKGKPQAAPVHRRRPNARAKAKLQAQAKPQQAKEETKKEREEVEEGSSVDQSPGTEEALKSGPKLSFSHGDKVNWVCPTLLRGEPSLVVADQSPNLSVYSLAGL; this is encoded by the exons ATGGCCAGCAGGCAGTGGTGTGAGGGTCACTCCACCCCAGTGCTGTGTGTGGGGGCCTCTTGGGGTCCGGAGGGTCTCCTAGCCTCTGGCTCAGAGGAGGGTGAGGTAACAGTGTGGAACCAGGAGGGAACGGTGTTAGCTAGTCTCCGTCTGCCCAGCGGGGATGATGTGACCAGCGCTGTGTTCTCGCCGGCAGCTCCAGGCCTGTTGTATGTGTCCCACGGGGAGACGGTGAGCGTATTGGACCCTAGGAGCCTAAAGGGGGCGGTAGAGGAGCTACAGGGTgcgggagaggaggagatcaACTCTCTGGCTCTGAATGAGACAGGCTCAGCTCTGGCCGTGGCTGATGACTCAGGGGTGGTGAGGGTGCTAGGGCTGCCGGGGGGTCAAGTAAACAGGACGCTCCGCAGACACACCAACATCGTCTCATCTGTGGCTTTCCGCCCTCTCAGGCCCAACAACTTGGTCTCAGCCGGGCTCGACATGCAG GTGATGTTGTGGAGCCTACAGAAGACACGCCCCGTCTGGACCCTCAACCTGCAGGAAGTGGCTGAGGAAGAGGAGGCCCATCAGCACAAAGCCGGTCAGCTCTTCAACCCACCTCTGGCCCACTGCGTCTCTGTAGCATCCTGCGGGAACGTTTTGGCCTGCGCCGCCGAGGATGGACGTGTGCACCTGATGCGGGTCGGCAGTGGCTCCAAACTGGACCGACAGGGGGCCATCAAGGCCCACAGCCAGGGAGCCTCACAGGCCCACTTCCTCAGCTTCTTACCCCACCCATACTGGCTGGCTACTGGGGGCAACGACGGCATGGTGGCCCTCTGGGACCTCAGTCAGAACCCGGTAGTTACTGTTGAGGATAAGGGCAAGCCACAGGCAGCGCCAGTCCACCGCAGGAGACCCAATGCCAGGGCTAAAGCCAAACTCCAGGCCCAGGCCAAGCCCCAGCAGGCAAAAGAGGAGActaagaaggagagggaggaggtggaggagggcagCAGTGTGGATCAGTCACCAGGCACAGAGGAGGCCCTGAAGTCAGGACCTAAACTCAGCTTCAGCCATGGGGACAAGGTGAACTGGGTGTGTCCCACTCTGCTGAGAGGGGAGCCCAGCCTGGTGGTggctgaccagagccctaacctgtctgtctactctttGGCCGGTCTATAG